In one Agrobacterium tumefaciens genomic region, the following are encoded:
- a CDS encoding glutamine amidotransferase, with product MLFDPSRQQSRQPSLLVVLHQERSTPGRVGQMLVEKGYRLDIRRPALGDDLPQTLEKHAGAIIFGGPMSANDPHDYVKAEIDWLKVPLKENKPFLGICLGAQMLSKHLGGKVEADREGKVEIGWYPLHATEHGRLLMPHWPKMVYHFHREGFELPRGAELLASGETYPNQAYRYGKNAWGLQFHAELTRAMMHSWVVRGAQRFGMPNAQVGSQHLEGRMLFDTPLRSWLGNFLDLVFEGKAQR from the coding sequence GTTCCACGCCCGGCCGCGTTGGCCAGATGCTGGTGGAAAAAGGCTATCGTCTGGATATAAGACGCCCCGCGCTCGGCGATGACCTGCCGCAAACGCTGGAAAAACATGCGGGCGCCATCATCTTCGGCGGCCCGATGAGCGCCAATGACCCGCATGATTACGTCAAGGCCGAAATCGACTGGCTGAAGGTACCGTTGAAGGAAAACAAGCCCTTTCTCGGCATCTGTCTTGGCGCGCAGATGCTGTCCAAACATCTGGGCGGCAAGGTCGAGGCCGACAGGGAAGGCAAGGTGGAGATCGGCTGGTATCCGCTTCACGCCACCGAACACGGACGGCTCCTGATGCCGCATTGGCCGAAGATGGTCTATCATTTTCACCGCGAGGGTTTCGAACTTCCCCGGGGAGCCGAGCTTCTGGCGTCAGGCGAGACCTATCCCAATCAGGCTTATCGATATGGAAAAAATGCCTGGGGCCTGCAGTTTCACGCCGAATTGACACGCGCCATGATGCATAGCTGGGTGGTGCGCGGCGCGCAGCGTTTCGGCATGCCTAATGCGCAGGTCGGCAGCCAGCATCTGGAGGGCCGTATGTTGTTCGACACGCCGCTCCGGTCATGGCTCGGCAATTTCCTTGATCTGGTTTTTGAAGGCAAGGCGCAGCGCTGA